One part of the Prunus persica cultivar Lovell chromosome G5, Prunus_persica_NCBIv2, whole genome shotgun sequence genome encodes these proteins:
- the LOC18776272 gene encoding serine/threonine-protein kinase AtPK1/AtPK6 has product MVSSSQKKSLHSLLAAKLSNLTIPPSSSSSSSSPPQDFDFNDLFGPTTAIPNDQSTSATSLPPAPLVIHNRSHSFVGPSPRFAPSSSLPFTAEFLDSQSDEDESENPDGTDNRNDGESEKTELAVKERARKFGPADFEMLRVVGKGAFGKVFQVRKKCNDGSNGNESDGLYAMKVMRKDTIIKKNHVDYMKAERDILTKVVHPFIVQLRYSFQTNSKLYLIMDFINGGHLFFHLYRQGIFSEDQARLYTAEIVSAVAHLHKCGIVHRDLKPENVLVDSDGHVMLTDFGLAKEIDEASRSNSMCGTTEYMAPEILLSKGHNKDADWWSIGILLYEMLSGQPPFTHPNRKKLQERIIKEKVKLPPYLTSEAHSLLRGLLQKDPLQRLGSGPNGGDNIKSHKWFRSINWKKLEARELLPKFKPDVSGKDCTANFDRCWTTMPLDDSPAPTPTAGEHFQGYTYVAPNPWLSSA; this is encoded by the exons ATGGTGTCGTCGTCTCAGAAGAAGAGCCTCCACTCTCTGCTGGCCGCAAAGCTCAGTAACCTCACAATCCcgccttcctcttcttcctcctcctcctctccacCTCAAGACTTCGACTTTAACGACCTCTTCGGCCCCACCACCGCCATCCCCAACGACCAATCAACCTCCGCCACGTCGCTCCCTCCGGCTCCACTGGTCATCCACAACCGCTCTCACTCCTTCGTGGGCCCCTCCCCGCGCTTCGCTCCGTCTTCCTCCCTCCCTTTCACCGCCGAATTCCTCGATTCCCAGAGCGACGAAGACGAATCCGAAAACCCAGACGGAACTGATAATCGGAATGATGGGGAATCAGAAAAGACCGAGCTCGCAGTCAAAGAGAGAGCTCGTAAGTTTGGGCCTGCGGATTTTGAGATGCTCAGAGTTGTGGGTAAGGGCGCGTTTGGGAAGGTCTTTCAAGTGAGAAAGAAGTGCAACGATGGCAGTAACGGCAACGAAAGTGATGGGCTTTATGCTATGAAGGTTATGAGGAAAGACACAATTATAAAGAAGAACCATGTGGATTATATGAAAGCTGAGAGAGACATCCTCACCAAGGTTGTGCACCCTTTCATTGTTCAGCTTCGCTACTCTTTCCAG ACCAACTCTAAGCTTTATTTGATCATGGATTTTATAAATGGAGGGCATCTCTTCTTTCACTTGTACCGGCAGGGAATCTTTAg CGAGGATCAAGCAAGACTATATACTGCTGAGATAGTATCTGCTGTTGCACATCTTCACAAGTGCGGGATCGTGCATCGGGACCTTAAACCTGAAAATGTTCTTGTGGATTCTGACGGGCAT GTCATGCTAACTGATTTTGGACTAGCAAAGGAAATTGATGAAGCCAGCAGATCAAATTCAATGTGTGGGACCACAGAATACATGGCTCCTGAAATATTGCTGTCTAAAGGCCATAACAAAGATGCAGATTGGTGGAGCATTGGTATACTTTTGTATGAGATGCTAAGTGGGCAG CCACCATTTACGCATCCGAATAGAAAGAAACTCCAGGAGAGAATCATCAAAGAGAAAGTTAAACTTCCACCTTATCTTACCAGCGAAGCTCACTCCTTGCTCAGAGGA TTGCTACAAAAGGATCCGTTACAAAGGTTGGGCAGTGGGCCCAATGGAGGTGATAATATCAAAAGTCATAAATGGTTTCGATCAATCAACTGGAAGAAGTTGGAGGCCAGAGAACTGCTCCCAAAGTTCAAGCCGGATGTGAGTGGAAAAGACTGCACAGCCAACTTCGATCGGTGCTGGACTACAATGCCTCTGGACGACTCACCAGCTCCTACACCAACAGCGGGTGAGCATTTCCAGGGATATACTTACGTGGCACCTAACCCGTGGCTTTCGTCTGCATAA